In Fibrobacter sp. UWR3, a genomic segment contains:
- a CDS encoding right-handed parallel beta-helix repeat-containing protein encodes MRLKKWNSRVFAFSLALAALQSFGAVYYVAPDGNDAGAGTKDKPFATLNKANTVVHAGDTVWIRGGIYDLRDTVFFARYKMTAAILLTASGESDDNRIHYLAYPGERPIFDGANLPVAAGTDHSDGTPEGAMYTSPIVISAKYLHLKGFEVRNTPMKHNSNSGVFLYASKHIFLEQIDSHHNAGPGFFANDGAPDGGGHIFLNCDAHDNYDPTGWQGDGENADGFGAHYQKPGEGDTTKFIGCRSWWNSDDGFDFINQEFPVVLENCYAMGNGYSDYGLGNPKNGNGHGIKMGESTLGGGRHTIKFCAAWKNKATGFYANYTGVGSKWLNNTSYMNKDREFAMASTLFDSQGNRIAEVAPLTGDNAHVLKNNIAFPNKNSQVGECWEYIPSQNIDRYVECPAGENNTWNLKLDLTEDDFESLDDPSMTVTGKDLSTIAGILGPRNADGSLPDVGFLKLKKGSRAIDKGEDLGFPFVGEAPDLGAFEYGMSSSSTTSLFRKVVRNSRDLKSRSVKAFDLQGRFLGKVPVEYGVDFVPNKNVYLKY; translated from the coding sequence ATGCGCCTGAAAAAATGGAACAGTAGAGTATTTGCATTCTCGCTCGCCCTCGCGGCGCTGCAATCCTTCGGCGCCGTTTACTACGTGGCACCCGATGGCAACGATGCCGGCGCGGGCACAAAGGACAAGCCCTTCGCAACGCTCAACAAGGCAAATACCGTGGTGCATGCGGGCGATACCGTGTGGATTCGAGGCGGCATCTACGACCTGCGCGATACGGTCTTTTTCGCGCGGTACAAGATGACTGCGGCAATTCTCCTGACGGCAAGCGGCGAGAGCGACGACAACCGCATCCATTACCTGGCCTATCCGGGCGAGCGTCCGATTTTTGACGGCGCGAACCTCCCCGTGGCGGCAGGCACGGACCATAGCGACGGCACGCCCGAGGGAGCGATGTATACCTCGCCGATTGTGATTTCGGCAAAGTACCTGCATCTGAAGGGTTTCGAGGTGCGCAACACGCCCATGAAACACAACTCGAATTCCGGCGTTTTCCTTTACGCGAGCAAGCACATCTTCTTGGAGCAGATTGATAGCCACCACAACGCAGGCCCCGGATTCTTCGCGAACGACGGCGCGCCAGATGGCGGCGGACACATCTTCTTGAACTGCGACGCCCACGACAACTACGACCCCACGGGTTGGCAGGGCGACGGCGAAAATGCCGACGGTTTCGGTGCGCACTACCAGAAACCCGGCGAGGGCGATACGACCAAGTTTATCGGGTGCCGTTCCTGGTGGAACAGCGACGACGGCTTCGACTTCATTAACCAGGAATTCCCCGTGGTGCTGGAAAACTGCTACGCGATGGGGAACGGCTACAGCGACTACGGACTTGGCAACCCGAAGAACGGCAACGGGCACGGCATCAAGATGGGCGAAAGCACCCTCGGCGGCGGGCGGCATACCATCAAGTTCTGCGCCGCCTGGAAAAATAAGGCGACGGGCTTTTACGCGAACTACACCGGCGTGGGCAGCAAGTGGCTCAACAATACGTCGTACATGAACAAGGACCGCGAATTTGCAATGGCATCGACGCTCTTCGATTCGCAGGGGAACCGTATTGCCGAGGTGGCGCCCCTCACCGGCGACAACGCGCACGTGCTCAAGAACAACATCGCCTTCCCGAACAAGAATTCGCAAGTCGGGGAGTGCTGGGAGTATATACCGAGCCAGAACATCGACCGTTATGTGGAATGCCCCGCCGGCGAGAACAACACCTGGAACCTGAAACTCGACCTGACCGAAGACGATTTTGAGAGTCTCGACGACCCGAGCATGACCGTCACCGGCAAGGACCTCTCGACCATCGCGGGAATCTTGGGCCCGCGCAACGCCGACGGCAGCCTGCCAGACGTGGGCTTCTTGAAACTCAAGAAGGGGAGCCGCGCCATCGACAAGGGCGAGGATTTGGGATTCCCGTTTGTGGGCGAAGCGCCCGACCTCGGTGCTTTCGAATACGGAATGAGCTCGAGTAGCACGACATCGCTTTTCAGGAAAGTTGTCCGCAATTCTCGTGACCTCAAGTCTCGCTCGGTGAAGGCTTTCGATTTGCAGGGGCGTTTCCTTGGAAAGGTGCCGGTTGAGTATGGCGTAGACTTTGTCCCCAACAAGAATGTATATTTAAAATACTAA
- a CDS encoding FISUMP domain-containing protein: MKFYPLFAACSILAVTLIACGDDSSSGAKEEPLPSSSSEEITSSETVPESSSSVVLSTIINEDSTIIDPRDSSTYKVIKFGDQIWMAENMKYSPEDTLCEKGIGDECLYTWSEAMGKGHDYDRKWLAIRDTTGFQGLCPPGWHVPSAKEALALEKSLRRLLEHGYESEYFCSSVVQEDMLNEDGSRDNYCEAYGADGLSNGFNMHLIGDRSGFWLVEEDNDPFTCTIASAVTFWGGSIWVDDFPNSRKDNLYNLRCVMNADEDEE; encoded by the coding sequence ATGAAATTTTATCCTTTATTTGCCGCTTGCTCCATTTTGGCCGTTACCCTGATTGCGTGCGGGGACGATTCGTCATCGGGCGCAAAAGAAGAACCATTGCCAAGTTCTTCTTCAGAAGAAATCACGTCTAGCGAGACTGTGCCAGAAAGCAGTTCGTCTGTAGTGCTCTCTACTATAATCAACGAGGATTCGACCATTATCGATCCGCGCGATTCTAGTACATATAAAGTCATTAAATTCGGAGATCAGATTTGGATGGCGGAGAACATGAAGTATTCGCCCGAAGACACCCTCTGTGAAAAAGGTATTGGGGATGAATGCCTTTATACCTGGTCCGAAGCGATGGGTAAAGGACACGACTACGATCGCAAGTGGCTGGCCATCAGAGATACGACAGGGTTCCAGGGGCTTTGTCCGCCCGGGTGGCATGTCCCTTCCGCAAAAGAAGCTTTGGCATTGGAAAAAAGTTTGCGCAGACTTCTGGAACATGGATACGAAAGCGAGTATTTCTGTTCTTCGGTGGTTCAGGAGGATATGTTAAATGAAGACGGAAGCCGTGATAACTATTGTGAAGCTTACGGTGCTGACGGCCTTTCCAATGGCTTCAACATGCATTTGATTGGGGATCGAAGCGGTTTCTGGCTCGTTGAAGAAGACAACGATCCCTTTACTTGCACTATCGCAAGTGCGGTGACTTTCTGGGGAGGGTCAATTTGGGTGGATGATTTCCCGAATTCAAGAAAGGATAACCTGTACAACCTTCGTTGCGTCATGAACGCAGATGAGGACGAAGAATAA
- a CDS encoding TIGR02452 family protein, with the protein MQNKINYRELNVTVFNDTAERCRTNTRLRESIAQSRRAQKFTGEREGVAIESRNIHAERAKVVVSQKRTFEAAQAYAGTRVAVLNFASASNPGGGVTTGAGAQEECLCRCSTLYSCLTDQKMWELFYEPHRRNRTALHTDDCIYTPGVTVFKTDVSAPELLSEKDWYSVDVITCAAPNLRYGDVTITDEALKQLHIKRLRRILDIAVTNKVENIVLGAFGCGAFMNNPKVVAAASAEVIKDYLFAFKTIEFAVFCRPGYEQNYREFRNYLGSE; encoded by the coding sequence ATGCAGAATAAAATCAATTATAGGGAATTGAATGTCACCGTGTTCAACGACACGGCGGAACGTTGCCGCACAAACACGCGGCTCCGCGAGTCCATCGCGCAATCAAGGCGGGCGCAGAAGTTTACGGGCGAACGCGAGGGCGTCGCCATCGAGAGCCGGAATATCCATGCGGAGCGGGCCAAGGTCGTCGTTTCGCAGAAGCGCACGTTCGAGGCGGCGCAGGCGTATGCGGGCACCAGGGTCGCAGTACTCAACTTCGCATCGGCATCGAACCCGGGCGGTGGCGTCACGACGGGGGCGGGCGCACAGGAAGAATGCCTCTGCAGGTGTTCCACCCTGTACAGCTGCCTTACCGACCAAAAGATGTGGGAACTCTTCTACGAGCCGCACCGCCGCAACAGAACCGCGCTGCACACCGACGACTGCATCTACACGCCGGGTGTGACCGTGTTCAAGACGGACGTCTCGGCGCCCGAACTGCTCAGCGAAAAAGACTGGTACAGCGTGGACGTAATCACTTGTGCAGCTCCGAACCTGCGCTATGGCGACGTCACCATTACCGACGAGGCGCTCAAGCAGCTACACATAAAACGGCTCCGCCGCATTCTAGACATCGCCGTTACAAACAAAGTAGAAAACATCGTGCTGGGGGCATTCGGTTGCGGGGCGTTCATGAACAACCCGAAGGTCGTGGCGGCCGCCTCTGCCGAGGTTATCAAGGACTATCTTTTCGCCTTCAAGACCATCGAGTTCGCGGTATTCTGCCGCCCCGGATACGAACAGAACTACAGGGAATTCCGCAATTATCTAGGGTCGGAATAA
- a CDS encoding YhcG family protein has protein sequence MSKNITILDKDYKNWIAELSSRYRKSQIKAAIKVNTELLKFYWELGRDIVSMKAESRWGGHFMKNLGIDLKKMNPDATCFSPTNLLYMKNFYLLYQSFVEFTPQVGEQLYQVPWGHHKLLIDKFKQVPQKALFFVQQTVEKGWSRSTLLNMLSTDLYERHGKALTNFQRTLPAETSELAQELTKDPYDFAFTGITGRHNEKLLKDKLLDNITKFLVELGTGFAYVGREYSLQVGNREQFLDLLFYNLNLSCYVVVEVKIGKFEFADIGQLGGYMVACNHILKKEGRDNPTIGLLICKEKDRVQAQYALESSTQPISISEYELERFYPEKIEGTIPTIEELEMNLTSGF, from the coding sequence ATGAGCAAGAATATCACCATCTTGGACAAGGATTACAAAAATTGGATTGCGGAACTTTCTAGCCGCTACCGCAAGAGCCAAATCAAGGCCGCCATCAAGGTTAACACGGAACTGCTGAAATTCTACTGGGAGCTGGGGCGGGACATCGTCTCTATGAAAGCCGAAAGCAGATGGGGCGGGCATTTTATGAAAAATCTTGGCATTGATTTAAAGAAAATGAATCCGGACGCCACCTGCTTCTCGCCTACAAATTTACTGTATATGAAGAACTTTTACCTCTTGTACCAATCTTTCGTTGAATTTACTCCCCAAGTTGGGGAGCAATTGTATCAAGTACCCTGGGGACACCACAAACTTCTAATAGACAAATTTAAGCAGGTCCCGCAAAAAGCCCTTTTCTTCGTCCAACAAACTGTAGAAAAAGGCTGGAGCCGCTCAACACTCCTGAATATGCTTTCGACCGACCTGTACGAAAGGCATGGGAAGGCTTTGACCAATTTTCAGAGGACTCTCCCTGCCGAAACAAGCGAATTGGCACAGGAACTGACGAAGGATCCCTATGATTTCGCCTTCACGGGCATCACGGGGCGGCACAACGAAAAACTGTTGAAAGATAAATTGCTTGACAACATCACGAAATTTCTTGTTGAACTGGGAACGGGTTTTGCTTATGTCGGCAGGGAATACAGCCTGCAGGTAGGCAACCGCGAACAGTTTTTGGACCTGCTGTTTTACAATCTGAATCTTTCGTGCTACGTGGTGGTGGAAGTCAAAATCGGCAAGTTCGAATTCGCAGATATCGGGCAGCTTGGCGGGTACATGGTGGCCTGCAACCACATCTTGAAAAAGGAAGGGCGCGACAATCCAACCATAGGACTGCTCATATGCAAGGAAAAGGACCGCGTGCAAGCCCAATACGCACTTGAGTCAAGCACACAGCCAATCAGTATTTCAGAATACGAACTAGAACGCTTCTACCCCGAAAAGATTGAAGGGACTATCCCCACCATTGAAGAACTCGAAATGAACCTGACTTCGGGGTTTTAG
- a CDS encoding type II toxin-antitoxin system HicB family antitoxin: protein MNYAAKIEKDKDMGFVVSFPDLPNVNAFGDTQEEALRQAKDALDGAMECDLDLGNTMILPKTMPDSDKGLYPVELSPRIEIAYKLFEARRGQKKSEVARRANITPQAYQRFETPKGSPSVETLYKLAHALGKQLVVEFV from the coding sequence ATGAATTACGCAGCGAAAATTGAGAAAGACAAGGATATGGGTTTCGTGGTTTCGTTCCCCGATCTGCCCAACGTGAACGCGTTCGGCGACACGCAGGAGGAGGCCCTCAGGCAGGCGAAGGATGCCCTCGACGGCGCGATGGAATGCGACCTGGATCTCGGCAACACGATGATTCTCCCCAAGACAATGCCCGATTCCGACAAGGGGCTCTACCCGGTCGAGCTTTCCCCGCGAATCGAGATTGCATACAAACTATTTGAAGCGCGCAGGGGACAAAAGAAGAGCGAGGTGGCGCGTCGCGCAAACATCACCCCGCAAGCGTACCAGCGTTTCGAGACTCCGAAGGGCTCGCCTTCCGTCGAAACTCTCTACAAGCTGGCACACGCCCTCGGCAAGCAGCTCGTGGTCGAGTTCGTGTAA
- a CDS encoding type II toxin-antitoxin system HicA family toxin, with amino-acid sequence MKFKEICDYAKKRGWELGRISGDHHIFVKQGKRPVPIQRNKHEIEGVYLKRILKQFDQ; translated from the coding sequence ATGAAGTTTAAAGAAATCTGCGATTACGCAAAGAAGAGAGGTTGGGAACTAGGGCGAATCAGCGGCGACCACCACATATTCGTGAAGCAAGGCAAGCGCCCCGTCCCAATACAACGAAACAAGCACGAGATAGAAGGCGTCTATCTCAAGCGCATCTTGAAACAATTTGACCAGTAG
- a CDS encoding DEAD/DEAH box helicase: protein MSNELHRIREITLFSDCIRKLTVSSSELSSSEKTFILTVAALLIKKYSLDKRRIGYAELAYYIVLNYSIIYNDYLPLYDFSISFGLYPISYALTKNGFLSFESLANSLIESKIEREYKNHGIVETFEQKKFTLKILSSECSEESFIAPTSFGKSSLILAHIKSTFDSTKKYAIIVPSKALLTQTYRNIKVLNLPIRIITHDEMYEERLQGFIGVFTQERAFRLLNKYSISYDFMYIDEAHQLLERDSRSILLSRLIKLNKKRFSGCKILYFSPLISDSSNLILQNGQSIIENRIRLNVKEPKIYEYLPENCKRIYNRFIDEFITLETSANNIFDYIDENRGEKNFIYLYTPRKIQKFARAYLERREQIVESDAIDEIVLNLNRYVHQHFYLTDCIKKGFLYLHGKLPDSVKDYLLTRFSQISELSTIIANKVILEGMNLPIDTLFILDGNNLNQAALTNLIGRVNRLNEIFAEPINLKKLQPLIHFVNSEEYNRRDGRLENKIKMLKKTNFIDELDNPLLQKYEMPLDENERQSAKKIQKEDELFFSDSSSEVSKLKKKIIELGLSNIYKDVDVVAQLLFNNFTQHIFNDLPEGIKSLPIMERLCFLFISGMENFIIDEEVARLKHNEAISYYEMFLENRKKSLNEKISREVAYFRSRIERGNAYLYIGKSFGEVSYPWAPHSTSPVYVNLSLKSDQDLINLAIIKQKQEEDFVSFKLLMFFQLMLDYGQMTKDEYEQILYGSNNPIDIQLVKLGLPINLAAKIRNDGQINNIYIDENGNIQCNADFITYKNSLDDFLRFQIDRII, encoded by the coding sequence ATGAGTAATGAATTACACAGAATAAGAGAAATTACTCTTTTTTCAGATTGCATAAGAAAATTGACCGTATCTTCATCTGAGCTATCCTCAAGCGAAAAAACCTTTATTCTTACGGTAGCTGCGTTATTAATAAAAAAATATTCTTTGGATAAAAGACGCATAGGTTATGCCGAACTGGCGTATTACATTGTTCTGAATTATTCAATAATATATAATGATTATCTACCGTTATATGATTTTAGTATTTCTTTTGGTCTTTATCCAATATCATACGCATTAACTAAAAATGGTTTTTTATCATTTGAATCATTGGCAAATTCTTTAATAGAATCAAAAATTGAACGAGAATACAAAAATCATGGTATAGTTGAAACATTTGAGCAAAAGAAGTTTACACTTAAAATTTTGTCTTCAGAATGTTCAGAAGAAAGCTTTATCGCACCAACATCATTTGGCAAAAGCAGTTTGATTTTAGCGCATATCAAATCTACTTTTGATTCAACTAAAAAATATGCGATAATAGTTCCTTCAAAAGCATTGCTTACGCAAACATATAGGAACATTAAAGTATTAAATCTTCCAATACGAATTATTACACATGATGAAATGTACGAAGAAAGACTTCAGGGTTTTATAGGTGTTTTTACTCAAGAAAGAGCATTTCGTCTATTAAACAAGTACAGCATCTCATATGATTTCATGTATATAGATGAGGCACATCAATTATTAGAAAGAGATTCGCGATCAATCTTATTGTCTCGCTTGATTAAGTTGAATAAGAAAAGATTTTCCGGTTGCAAAATCCTGTATTTTTCGCCTCTGATTTCAGATTCTTCTAATTTGATTTTGCAGAATGGCCAAAGTATTATAGAAAACAGAATTCGCCTCAATGTCAAGGAACCTAAAATTTACGAATATCTACCAGAAAATTGCAAGCGTATATATAATAGATTTATTGATGAATTTATCACTCTTGAAACCTCTGCAAATAATATTTTTGACTATATAGATGAAAACAGGGGCGAAAAAAATTTTATTTATTTATATACACCTAGAAAAATCCAAAAATTTGCTCGGGCTTATCTTGAAAGAAGAGAACAAATTGTAGAATCGGATGCTATTGATGAAATCGTACTTAATTTAAATAGGTATGTTCATCAACATTTTTATTTGACAGATTGTATAAAAAAGGGATTTCTTTACCTTCATGGGAAATTACCCGACAGCGTAAAAGATTATTTGCTGACGAGATTTTCTCAAATTTCAGAATTGTCAACAATAATAGCCAATAAGGTCATTCTTGAAGGGATGAATTTACCAATAGACACTCTCTTTATTTTAGATGGGAACAATTTAAACCAGGCTGCATTAACGAATTTAATTGGTCGAGTTAACAGGCTTAATGAAATTTTTGCAGAACCAATTAATTTAAAGAAATTACAACCTTTGATTCATTTTGTCAATTCGGAGGAATACAACCGCAGAGATGGCAGATTGGAAAATAAAATAAAGATGCTAAAGAAAACTAATTTTATTGATGAATTAGATAATCCACTGCTACAAAAATATGAGATGCCCCTTGACGAGAACGAGCGTCAAAGTGCAAAAAAAATTCAAAAAGAAGACGAACTCTTTTTTTCAGATTCTTCTAGTGAGGTTAGCAAACTAAAAAAGAAAATAATTGAACTTGGCTTGAGTAACATCTATAAAGATGTAGACGTTGTCGCTCAGTTATTGTTCAATAATTTTACACAGCATATTTTTAATGATTTGCCAGAAGGAATCAAATCTTTGCCTATTATGGAAAGGCTTTGTTTTCTGTTTATTTCTGGAATGGAAAATTTCATTATTGATGAGGAAGTCGCTCGTTTAAAACACAATGAAGCAATCTCATATTATGAGATGTTTCTTGAAAATAGAAAAAAATCCCTTAATGAGAAAATATCAAGAGAAGTCGCTTATTTTAGAAGTCGAATAGAACGAGGAAACGCTTATTTGTATATTGGCAAAAGTTTTGGCGAAGTTTCTTATCCCTGGGCCCCACATTCAACAAGCCCTGTTTATGTTAATCTGTCTTTGAAGTCAGACCAGGATTTAATAAATCTGGCAATTATAAAACAAAAACAGGAAGAAGATTTCGTTAGTTTCAAACTTTTAATGTTTTTTCAATTGATGTTAGACTACGGTCAAATGACAAAAGATGAATATGAGCAAATACTATATGGATCCAATAATCCTATAGATATACAACTTGTGAAATTAGGGTTACCAATCAATCTAGCCGCCAAAATACGGAACGATGGGCAAATTAATAATATCTATATCGATGAAAACGGGAATATTCAATGCAATGCAGATTTTATTACATACAAAAATTCATTAGATGATTTTTTAAGATTCCAAATAGATCGGATTATATAA
- a CDS encoding type I restriction endonuclease subunit R, producing MYNTVAQTSESTVVAEYRPIRSKSNAYQSEADLEREFIKQLQAQGYEYLKIKSDADLIANLRTKIETLNHYKFSDDEWKRFYSQELANGNQGIVEKTATIQEDHVKTFKDDHGRSKNITLIDKKNVHNNSLQVINQYVIGEEQGAKHDNRYDVTILVNGFPLVHIELKRRGISIKEAFNQINRYQRDSFWAGTGLFQYIQIFVISNGTETKYYSNTTRDGHLKEIAGRKGKVKTSNSFEFTSYWSDGNNKNIRDLVDFTATFFAKHTLLNVLTKYCIFTEKRLLMVMRPYQITAAERILERLQVANTYKKMGSVDAGGYIWHTTGSGKTLTSFKTALLAKDLPFIDKVLFVVDRQDLDYQTMREYDKFQKGAANGNKSTAVLTRQLENRNEKGGFQEYKIIVTTIQKLGCFIKQNKTHEIYNKHVVLIFDECHRSHFGELHQRITKTFKNYHIFGFTGTPIFPQNSGSGKSPLLRTTQQAFGDKLHHYTIVNAINDGNVLPFRIDYINTIKAKKGRADKQVSAIETEKTLLDEKRISEVVKYVLDHFDQKTKRNETYALEGKRQNGFNSIFATASIPAAKLYYNEFKKQIAERKAGEPGAGLTIATIFSYAPNEEDSGLLAEEDFDTMELDQSSRDFLESAIFDYDKTFKTNFSGKNKNAKVVAKKDDARKGGDKFDNYYKDLSEKMKTRQVDLLIVVNMFLTGFDATTLNTLWVDKNLRQHGLLQAYSRTNRILNSVKTFGNIICFRSLQKETDDAIALFGDKDAGGVVLLKTFKDYYEGYTEKGKHVKGYLEIVAELESKFPLELLKSGEILGEKKEKEFIQLYGTLLRLRNILNCFDEFKDDEFSARALQDYQGEYLRLYEKYTKEKGEKESIKDDVEFEIELIKQVDITIDYILELVAKYHKGNCKDKTILGEINKAVNGSIELRSKKELIEAFIARVNTKTNVDKDWRVFVREQRDADLDKLIQENKLNDEKTRQFLADAFHDGTMSDIGTGLPALMPKKSLFAKKTETAENRSELKNRIFALLKGFFDKYFGICGFEDEAETPKSENIIDLSDSDMILREAKRIEKLPKYKNVAENKKDKYKA from the coding sequence ATGTATAACACCGTAGCCCAAACCAGTGAATCCACAGTCGTTGCCGAATACCGGCCGATTCGTTCAAAGTCTAATGCCTATCAAAGCGAGGCCGACCTTGAACGTGAATTCATCAAGCAGTTGCAAGCGCAGGGCTACGAGTATTTAAAAATCAAATCCGATGCTGATTTAATTGCCAACCTCCGCACTAAAATTGAAACACTAAACCACTACAAATTCAGCGACGATGAATGGAAACGTTTCTATAGCCAAGAACTTGCCAACGGCAACCAAGGAATCGTAGAAAAGACCGCCACCATTCAAGAAGACCATGTAAAGACATTCAAGGATGACCACGGGCGCTCTAAGAACATCACCCTTATTGACAAAAAGAATGTCCACAACAATAGTCTTCAAGTCATCAACCAATATGTCATTGGCGAAGAACAAGGCGCAAAGCACGACAACCGCTACGATGTAACAATTCTCGTGAACGGGTTCCCACTAGTTCACATAGAACTCAAAAGACGTGGAATTTCCATCAAGGAAGCGTTCAATCAGATTAATCGATACCAGCGCGATAGTTTCTGGGCAGGGACAGGGCTTTTCCAGTACATCCAAATATTTGTCATTTCCAACGGAACGGAAACCAAATATTACTCCAACACAACCCGCGACGGGCACCTGAAAGAAATTGCCGGCAGAAAAGGCAAAGTGAAAACGAGTAATAGCTTTGAGTTCACCAGCTACTGGTCTGACGGAAACAACAAAAACATCCGCGATCTTGTTGACTTCACGGCGACATTCTTCGCGAAGCACACCCTTTTAAACGTTCTCACCAAGTATTGCATCTTTACCGAGAAAAGATTGCTTATGGTGATGCGCCCATATCAGATTACCGCAGCCGAACGCATTCTAGAACGACTTCAAGTCGCAAATACATATAAGAAGATGGGCTCAGTTGATGCGGGTGGTTACATTTGGCATACAACTGGTTCTGGCAAGACACTTACCAGTTTCAAAACCGCACTTCTAGCCAAGGACTTGCCATTCATTGATAAGGTCCTTTTCGTCGTTGACAGGCAAGATCTGGACTATCAGACGATGCGCGAATACGACAAGTTCCAGAAGGGTGCTGCAAACGGAAACAAGTCCACTGCAGTGCTTACTCGGCAACTTGAGAACCGGAACGAGAAGGGCGGTTTCCAAGAATACAAGATTATCGTCACAACGATCCAAAAACTTGGATGTTTTATCAAGCAAAACAAGACTCATGAAATTTACAACAAACATGTCGTCCTGATTTTTGACGAATGCCATAGAAGCCATTTTGGCGAACTGCATCAACGCATCACAAAGACATTCAAGAATTACCACATTTTCGGCTTTACCGGCACACCTATTTTCCCGCAAAATTCCGGAAGTGGGAAATCTCCGCTTTTAAGAACGACACAACAAGCCTTCGGTGACAAGCTCCACCACTATACAATCGTTAACGCCATCAACGATGGCAATGTTTTGCCCTTCCGCATTGACTACATCAATACAATCAAGGCTAAGAAAGGTCGTGCCGATAAGCAAGTTTCTGCTATTGAAACCGAAAAAACTCTGCTTGATGAAAAGCGTATTAGTGAAGTTGTCAAGTATGTACTGGATCATTTTGACCAGAAGACCAAACGTAATGAAACTTACGCATTGGAAGGCAAACGTCAAAACGGTTTTAATTCCATCTTTGCGACGGCTTCGATTCCTGCTGCAAAACTCTATTATAATGAGTTCAAGAAGCAAATCGCAGAGCGCAAAGCAGGCGAACCCGGCGCTGGGCTTACCATAGCAACCATCTTCAGCTATGCACCAAACGAAGAAGACTCAGGTCTTTTAGCAGAAGAAGACTTTGACACAATGGAGCTGGACCAGAGTTCCCGCGACTTTCTGGAATCCGCAATCTTCGATTACGACAAGACTTTCAAGACCAATTTTAGTGGAAAGAACAAGAACGCTAAGGTTGTCGCAAAGAAAGATGATGCGAGAAAGGGTGGCGACAAATTCGACAACTACTACAAGGATTTGTCGGAAAAGATGAAGACGAGGCAAGTCGACTTGCTTATCGTCGTAAACATGTTCCTTACTGGCTTTGACGCAACTACGCTTAACACGCTGTGGGTTGATAAGAATCTTCGTCAACACGGTCTTTTGCAAGCCTATTCTCGTACAAATCGTATTCTCAATTCCGTCAAGACATTCGGAAACATCATTTGCTTCCGTTCCCTGCAAAAAGAGACAGACGATGCAATCGCTCTATTCGGCGATAAAGACGCCGGCGGCGTAGTCCTCTTGAAAACATTCAAGGACTATTACGAAGGCTATACCGAAAAGGGCAAGCACGTAAAGGGCTACCTCGAAATCGTCGCCGAACTTGAAAGCAAATTCCCGCTAGAACTCCTCAAAAGCGGAGAAATCCTCGGCGAAAAGAAGGAAAAGGAATTTATTCAGCTATATGGCACATTGCTCCGCCTCAGGAATATTCTTAATTGCTTTGACGAATTCAAAGATGATGAATTCTCAGCAAGAGCATTGCAAGATTACCAGGGCGAATACTTACGGCTCTATGAAAAGTACACCAAAGAAAAAGGCGAGAAAGAAAGCATCAAGGACGATGTCGAATTCGAAATTGAGCTTATCAAACAGGTGGATATCACCATCGATTACATCTTGGAACTCGTCGCAAAGTACCATAAGGGCAACTGCAAAGACAAGACAATTCTTGGTGAAATCAACAAGGCCGTCAACGGATCCATTGAGCTCCGCAGCAAGAAAGAACTTATCGAAGCATTTATCGCCCGCGTCAATACAAAAACCAACGTGGATAAGGATTGGCGAGTTTTTGTTCGCGAACAACGCGACGCCGACCTAGACAAGCTCATTCAAGAAAACAAACTGAACGACGAAAAGACCCGCCAATTCCTTGCCGATGCATTCCACGACGGCACTATGAGCGATATCGGAACAGGCCTCCCCGCCCTAATGCCGAAAAAGAGTCTTTTCGCAAAGAAAACCGAAACCGCAGAAAATCGCAGCGAATTAAAGAACCGCATTTTCGCCTTGCTCAAGGGATTCTTTGACAAGTACTTCGGAATCTGCGGCTTTGAAGATGAAGCGGAAACGCCGAAGTCAGAGAATATTATCGACCTCAGCGACAGCGATATGATTCTGCGCGAAGCAAAAAGAATTGAGAAATTACCGAAATACAAAAATGTGGCGGAGAATAAGAAGGACAAGTACAAAGCATAA